A portion of the Tindallia magadiensis genome contains these proteins:
- the rpsA gene encoding 30S ribosomal protein S1 gives MSNNNEQSNEMNEMMEEIEKSMVRLHSGDIVKGQIIDVTRNEIIVNLGYKSDGIIPREEFTSELAADLPAHFNAGDDIEVYVQQVDDGEGNVLLSKRKVDAMNEWVELADAMENDKRVPVTLKEVVRGGMIAYYKNVKCFIPASQLSDRYVDDLSVFVGEKVNAEILEMERRRSKVILSRKAVLQDERDQKKKELLKTLSKGQVVKGQVKQITNFGAFVDIGGIDGLIHISELSWGRVKHPSDVLKIGEDVTVEILEFEESTERISLSLKSIQPEPWKIAGEKYEIGQILEGEVVRLVDFGAFIEIEPGLDGLVHISQISEEHIAKPSDILQKGQKVMVKILDINTDEQRMSLSMSAVDSVDPNTEDVEEANESME, from the coding sequence ATGAGCAACAATAACGAACAGTCAAATGAAATGAACGAGATGATGGAGGAAATTGAAAAGTCAATGGTGAGACTACATAGCGGAGACATTGTAAAAGGTCAAATTATTGATGTTACACGAAATGAAATCATCGTAAATTTGGGATATAAATCTGATGGTATTATCCCTCGCGAAGAATTTACTTCTGAATTAGCTGCAGATTTACCTGCGCATTTTAATGCAGGCGATGACATAGAAGTTTATGTGCAGCAAGTAGATGATGGAGAAGGTAATGTTTTATTATCTAAAAGAAAAGTAGATGCAATGAACGAATGGGTTGAGTTAGCCGATGCAATGGAGAATGATAAGAGAGTTCCTGTCACTCTGAAAGAAGTTGTACGTGGAGGAATGATTGCTTATTATAAAAATGTAAAATGTTTTATACCGGCAAGTCAGTTATCTGATCGATATGTTGATGATCTAAGTGTATTTGTCGGCGAAAAGGTAAATGCAGAAATTTTGGAGATGGAACGTCGTCGAAGCAAAGTTATACTATCTAGAAAAGCTGTACTTCAAGATGAAAGAGATCAAAAAAAGAAAGAATTATTGAAAACACTTAGCAAAGGTCAAGTAGTAAAAGGTCAAGTAAAGCAAATCACTAATTTTGGTGCTTTTGTTGATATTGGTGGAATAGATGGGCTTATTCATATCTCTGAGCTTTCTTGGGGGAGGGTTAAACACCCATCAGATGTTTTGAAGATAGGTGAAGATGTTACCGTAGAAATTTTAGAATTTGAAGAATCTACAGAAAGAATTTCTTTGAGCTTAAAATCCATTCAACCTGAACCTTGGAAAATAGCTGGTGAAAAATATGAAATAGGACAAATTCTTGAAGGAGAAGTGGTTCGACTTGTAGACTTTGGCGCATTTATTGAAATTGAGCCAGGCTTGGATGGATTGGTGCATATTTCACAAATTAGTGAAGAACACATTGCAAAGCCTTCTGATATTCTACAAAAGGGCCAAAAAGTGATGGTTAAGATTCTTGACATTAATACGGATGAACAGCGAATGAGCTTGAGCATGTCAGCTGTTGATAGTGTTGATCCTAATACAGAGGATGTAGAAGAAGCAAATGAAAGTATGGAATAA
- a CDS encoding 4-hydroxy-3-methylbut-2-enyl diphosphate reductase, translated as MRLVLAEHSGFCFGVQKAIEKAIEEMEKSKKFNKNIFALGPLIHNKQVVDDLQSRGLVISETIDEIENGSVIIRSHGVPKQIYKDIENKSLHLVDTTCPFVKRIQKIVDQYHKDNYNIVIIGSASHPEVVGINGWCDHEGYVIQSLDEIEKIVTDKPLCVVSQTTMPTPLFQKIVSALKERHDNMKVFNTICLATQDRQDAALELSQQVDAMIVIGGRHSSNTQKLVELCKRILPEDTYAIEQSLDLNQYNLSKYSLIGVTAGASTPNYIIKEVMQKIENTYRKTIQIAIDGPAGAGKSTIAKKLAKELNFLYIDTGAMYRAITYKLLINHIEVTAHKELVDLLTSTNIRFEKGDILLDGNVVTHKIRSPEVTDNVSKVSAIKEVRMTLLKIQQEIASKNNVVMDGRDIGTRVLPKADLKVFLTASVEERANRRYQELKTDPSFNLSLRTIKNSIEQRDYEDENRELDPLVPANDAILIDTTKMSINEVVEKIKENL; from the coding sequence TTGAGATTGGTTCTAGCGGAGCATTCTGGCTTCTGTTTTGGTGTACAGAAAGCGATTGAAAAAGCTATTGAAGAAATGGAAAAGTCGAAAAAATTCAATAAAAATATTTTTGCTTTAGGGCCTTTAATCCATAATAAGCAGGTTGTAGATGATTTGCAGAGTCGTGGATTAGTTATTTCAGAAACAATAGATGAAATAGAAAATGGATCTGTTATTATAAGATCTCATGGGGTACCAAAACAGATATATAAAGATATTGAAAATAAATCGCTTCATCTTGTAGATACTACTTGTCCATTTGTTAAAAGAATTCAAAAGATCGTTGATCAATATCATAAGGATAATTACAATATTGTCATTATAGGAAGTGCTTCGCATCCAGAAGTGGTAGGCATAAATGGGTGGTGTGATCATGAAGGTTATGTTATACAAAGTTTAGATGAAATCGAAAAAATCGTAACAGACAAACCTTTATGTGTTGTTTCACAAACGACTATGCCCACCCCTTTGTTTCAAAAAATTGTTTCAGCACTAAAAGAACGTCATGATAATATGAAGGTGTTTAATACCATATGCTTAGCTACTCAAGATCGACAAGATGCAGCTTTGGAGCTATCTCAGCAAGTTGATGCCATGATTGTAATTGGAGGAAGGCATAGTTCAAACACACAAAAACTTGTTGAACTGTGTAAACGCATTCTTCCTGAAGATACATATGCAATAGAACAATCTTTAGATTTGAATCAATACAATTTATCAAAGTATTCTTTAATCGGTGTAACGGCAGGTGCTTCAACTCCTAATTATATTATTAAAGAAGTAATGCAAAAAATAGAAAACACCTATAGAAAAACGATTCAAATTGCCATCGACGGCCCGGCTGGAGCTGGAAAAAGTACTATAGCAAAAAAATTGGCTAAAGAATTAAATTTTTTGTATATTGATACAGGTGCAATGTATCGTGCAATTACTTATAAATTACTCATTAATCACATCGAAGTTACAGCACATAAAGAATTAGTAGATTTACTTACCAGTACTAACATCAGATTCGAAAAAGGTGATATATTGCTTGATGGTAATGTAGTGACGCATAAAATAAGATCACCCGAGGTTACCGATAATGTTTCTAAAGTGTCTGCTATTAAAGAGGTTAGAATGACACTGCTCAAAATACAACAAGAAATTGCATCAAAAAATAATGTTGTTATGGATGGTAGGGATATTGGCACTAGAGTTCTTCCGAAAGCTGACTTGAAAGTTTTTTTAACTGCTTCTGTCGAAGAAAGAGCAAATAGACGATATCAGGAGCTAAAAACAGACCCGTCCTTTAACCTTAGTTTAAGGACTATAAAAAACTCGATCGAACAACGAGATTACGAAGATGAGAATCGTGAATTAGATCCTTTAGTTCCAGCTAATGATGCTATTCTTATAGACACAACAAAAATGTCAATAAATGAAGTTGTCGAAAAAATAAAAGAAAATTTGTGA
- a CDS encoding MurR/RpiR family transcriptional regulator, whose protein sequence is MDERNDLILNIQKQFPKLSKGQKRIAQFIIENYEKAAFMTASKLGMETSVSESTVVRFANNLGFEGYPQLQRALQDIIKTKLTTVQRVDMGKEYSTDLEIVERIMKSDMDNMRNTIDMINAAKIETVIDMILNAERIYVLGLRSSKSLADFLGFYLGLILGNVVLVGHGISDIYEQMLRISDKDLLIGLSFPRYSSRSIEVTRYAKEQGAKIVAITDSEISPIANMADEYLTAKSNMASFVDSLVAPLSLLNALIVAIGMREKSDIKEHFNKLETIWEKYKIYDGDY, encoded by the coding sequence ATGGATGAGAGAAACGATTTGATTCTTAATATACAAAAACAATTCCCTAAGCTCAGCAAAGGGCAAAAAAGAATTGCACAGTTTATAATTGAAAATTATGAGAAAGCAGCATTTATGACTGCTTCAAAATTAGGGATGGAGACAAGCGTTAGTGAATCAACGGTTGTAAGATTTGCAAATAACCTTGGTTTTGAAGGATATCCTCAATTACAGCGGGCTTTACAAGATATTATCAAAACAAAGCTTACCACAGTGCAACGTGTTGATATGGGTAAAGAATATTCTACAGACTTGGAAATAGTTGAAAGAATTATGAAGTCTGATATGGACAACATGCGCAATACTATCGATATGATCAATGCAGCCAAAATCGAAACTGTCATTGATATGATACTAAATGCAGAGCGTATTTACGTTCTTGGATTGCGTAGTTCTAAATCTTTAGCAGATTTTTTAGGATTCTATTTAGGTTTAATTTTAGGAAATGTTGTTTTAGTAGGCCATGGAATTAGTGACATCTATGAACAAATGCTTAGAATTTCAGATAAAGACCTGCTAATTGGTCTTAGTTTTCCAAGATACTCTAGTAGAAGTATTGAGGTTACTAGATATGCAAAAGAGCAAGGTGCTAAAATTGTTGCTATAACCGATAGTGAAATTTCACCTATTGCAAATATGGCCGATGAATATTTAACAGCAAAGAGTAACATGGCTTCTTTTGTAGACTCATTAGTTGCGCCTTTAAGCTTGTTGAACGCATTAATAGTTGCTATCGGAATGAGGGAAAAAAGCGATATTAAAGAACACTTTAATAAGCTTGAAACAATTTGGGAAAAGTATAAAATATACGATGGTGATTATTAA
- a CDS encoding 2-oxoacid:acceptor oxidoreductase family protein: protein MSKQIEIRLGGSGGQGLILGGIILAEAAILDDKNAVQAQSYGPEARGGASKAEVIISDGHIDYPKVQHADVFLALTQKACDKYLSELKMNGLLILDDKIELNPTAYENFKIVKVPILKTAVDDLKKGMVANIIAMAVIQQLTHVISKESLEAAVLKRVPKGTGELNKKALLAGYNLVN from the coding sequence ATGAGTAAACAAATAGAAATTAGATTAGGTGGTTCAGGAGGACAAGGATTAATTCTTGGTGGAATTATCCTTGCTGAAGCGGCAATATTGGACGATAAAAATGCTGTTCAAGCACAATCCTATGGTCCTGAGGCACGAGGAGGCGCTAGTAAAGCAGAAGTAATTATTAGCGATGGTCATATAGATTATCCGAAAGTTCAACATGCTGATGTATTTCTAGCGTTGACGCAAAAAGCATGTGATAAGTATCTTTCTGAACTTAAAATGAATGGCTTACTGATTTTGGATGACAAAATCGAACTAAATCCTACAGCTTATGAAAATTTCAAAATAGTGAAAGTGCCTATTCTTAAAACAGCTGTAGATGACTTGAAAAAAGGAATGGTAGCTAATATTATTGCAATGGCAGTTATACAGCAATTAACACATGTTATCTCGAAAGAATCACTGGAGGCAGCTGTTCTGAAAAGAGTTCCTAAAGGTACAGGTGAATTAAATAAAAAAGCATTGCTAGCGGGTTATAACTTAGTAAATTAG
- a CDS encoding 2-oxoacid:ferredoxin oxidoreductase subunit beta, which translates to MSLGSPVIKEYFRSDRLPHIWCPGCGHGVIMRGVAIAIDNLKLDKKKVCVVSGIGCSSRAPGYMDFNTLHTTHGRALAFATGVKLANPDLTVIVITGDGDCTAIGGNHFIHAARRNIDITTIVFNNKIYGMTGGQYSPATPLHEMGTTAPYGTVDPDFDICKLAVGAGSSYVARSTAYHANQLIKYIQKGVENKGFSMIEAISGCPTYYGRKNKKGSAVDLMNYYKDNALEIKAANKLPEDKKVGKFIVGEFHHEEKPEYVSEYMKMVEKVQKERSENE; encoded by the coding sequence ATGAGTTTAGGAAGCCCTGTCATTAAAGAATATTTTCGTAGTGATCGATTACCTCATATCTGGTGTCCAGGCTGTGGACATGGAGTAATAATGAGAGGTGTTGCTATTGCAATTGATAATCTTAAATTGGATAAAAAGAAAGTATGTGTAGTATCAGGCATAGGGTGCTCTTCTCGAGCGCCAGGATATATGGATTTCAATACTCTCCATACTACTCATGGTCGAGCATTGGCTTTTGCAACAGGGGTAAAGCTTGCTAATCCTGATTTAACTGTTATTGTTATCACTGGTGATGGTGACTGTACGGCTATAGGTGGTAATCATTTTATTCATGCTGCTAGAAGAAATATTGATATAACAACGATTGTATTTAATAATAAGATTTATGGGATGACAGGCGGTCAATACTCACCCGCTACACCTCTTCACGAAATGGGAACTACGGCACCTTACGGAACAGTAGACCCTGATTTTGATATTTGTAAACTTGCCGTAGGCGCTGGATCTTCATATGTTGCTAGATCGACAGCCTACCATGCAAATCAACTGATCAAGTATATTCAAAAAGGCGTAGAAAATAAAGGTTTTTCAATGATCGAAGCTATTAGCGGATGTCCAACCTATTATGGTAGAAAGAATAAAAAAGGCTCAGCTGTTGACTTAATGAATTACTATAAAGATAATGCGTTAGAAATAAAAGCAGCAAATAAACTACCGGAAGATAAAAAAGTTGGCAAGTTTATTGTTGGTGAATTTCATCATGAAGAAAAACCTGAATACGTTTCTGAATATATGAAAATGGTAGAAAAAGTTCAAAAGGAGCGATCCGAGAATGAGTAA
- a CDS encoding 2-oxoacid:acceptor oxidoreductase subunit alpha, which translates to MNKKEVKLMQGNEACVEGALAAGLEFYAGYPITPSTEIAEICSEKLPLCGGKFIQMEDEIAGMAAIIGASLAGLKSMTATSGPGFSLKQENIGYAAMAQIPCVVVDVMRAGPSTGLPTAPSQGDVMQAKWGTHGDHPTISLTPNSVREAYDLTIRAFNLSEKYRTPVFLLMDEIIGHLRERIEIPTPDEYEVFNRLKPNPNDKNYKAYAVKDDEIVPRMASFGDGFSYHVTGLVYDEYGFPKTDTDVAENLLNHLMQKIENNVNDIITYEEVETQDAELLIIAYGGVARAAAKAVKECREQGMKVGLFRPITLWPFPEKRVNELSQKSKKVLVVEMNLGQYVIPVHRVKEPDCKVFHYGKVNGEPISPDEIIKKVKEAY; encoded by the coding sequence ATGAATAAGAAAGAAGTAAAATTAATGCAAGGAAATGAAGCCTGTGTTGAAGGTGCACTTGCTGCTGGTTTAGAGTTTTATGCTGGATATCCAATAACGCCATCAACAGAAATTGCAGAAATTTGTTCAGAAAAATTACCATTATGTGGTGGGAAGTTCATTCAAATGGAAGATGAAATAGCTGGAATGGCGGCAATTATCGGAGCATCGTTAGCTGGTCTTAAATCTATGACAGCGACAAGTGGACCTGGTTTTTCTCTTAAGCAAGAGAATATTGGCTATGCTGCTATGGCTCAAATTCCATGCGTTGTAGTTGATGTTATGAGAGCAGGTCCAAGTACAGGTTTGCCTACGGCTCCATCTCAGGGAGACGTTATGCAGGCAAAGTGGGGTACTCATGGTGATCATCCTACTATTTCGTTAACGCCAAACTCTGTAAGAGAAGCATATGATTTAACAATCAGAGCATTTAATCTATCAGAAAAATATAGAACTCCTGTTTTTCTTTTAATGGATGAAATTATAGGTCATTTAAGAGAGCGAATCGAAATACCAACGCCTGATGAATATGAGGTTTTCAATCGTCTTAAGCCTAATCCAAATGACAAAAACTATAAGGCCTATGCGGTGAAAGATGATGAAATTGTTCCTCGAATGGCATCTTTTGGTGATGGCTTTTCTTATCATGTCACAGGACTCGTATATGATGAATACGGTTTCCCTAAAACGGATACTGACGTTGCAGAAAATCTATTGAATCACTTAATGCAAAAGATAGAAAATAATGTAAATGATATTATAACTTATGAAGAGGTAGAAACTCAGGATGCTGAATTACTTATAATTGCTTATGGTGGGGTTGCGCGAGCTGCTGCTAAAGCAGTGAAAGAATGTCGTGAACAAGGAATGAAAGTTGGATTGTTTAGACCAATAACTTTATGGCCTTTCCCGGAAAAACGAGTTAATGAATTATCTCAAAAATCAAAAAAAGTTTTGGTTGTTGAAATGAATTTAGGCCAATATGTGATTCCTGTACATCGTGTTAAAGAACCTGACTGTAAAGTATTCCACTATGGTAAGGTTAATGGTGAACCAATATCGCCGGATGAAATTATTAAGAAAGTAAAGGAGGCCTACTAA
- a CDS encoding 4Fe-4S dicluster domain-containing protein: MSDQKKRKNLKTIYEWCKGCGICVAFCPVKVLKLEDEKVKVIDYDKCTRCGLCELRCPDFAIYLEEDHNE, translated from the coding sequence GTGAGTGATCAAAAGAAAAGAAAAAACTTAAAAACCATTTATGAATGGTGCAAAGGATGTGGAATCTGTGTGGCATTTTGCCCTGTCAAAGTCCTTAAACTTGAAGATGAAAAAGTAAAAGTTATCGATTATGACAAATGTACACGATGTGGATTATGTGAATTGCGATGTCCTGATTTCGCAATTTATTTGGAGGAGGATCATAATGAATAA
- the surE gene encoding 5'/3'-nucleotidase SurE, protein MHILLTNDDGIHAPGIKALVKSMKSIGEVTVVAPDNEKSAIGHAITIHSPITVKHTRLIDDEVNAYAVHGTPADCIKLAVEVLLSKNLPDIIISGINSGPNLGTDVIYSGTVSGALEGSMMGFPSIAISMSRSQFESYDHAALFVSKIASRVLDCSKISPIAFNINYPVCDEKEVKGTKVTKLGVRKYRNNFIRRKDPRGNWYYWMNGEPENLTQDENSDITAVSNNYISVTPLHFDLTSYDILDKIKWLENENMEY, encoded by the coding sequence ATGCACATATTACTTACAAATGACGATGGTATTCATGCACCTGGAATTAAAGCATTAGTAAAGTCGATGAAGTCAATTGGTGAAGTGACTGTAGTTGCTCCAGACAATGAAAAAAGTGCTATTGGACATGCGATAACTATTCATTCTCCTATTACTGTTAAACATACACGTTTGATTGATGATGAAGTGAATGCGTATGCTGTTCACGGAACCCCTGCTGACTGTATAAAACTAGCGGTTGAAGTACTCCTTTCAAAGAACTTACCAGACATCATTATCTCAGGTATAAATAGTGGTCCTAATCTTGGGACGGATGTTATTTACTCAGGAACTGTTTCTGGTGCGTTAGAAGGCTCTATGATGGGCTTTCCGTCCATTGCAATTTCAATGTCGAGAAGCCAGTTCGAATCATACGACCATGCTGCGTTATTTGTTTCAAAAATTGCAAGTAGGGTTTTAGATTGTTCAAAAATTTCACCTATAGCTTTTAATATTAATTATCCAGTTTGTGATGAAAAAGAAGTAAAAGGAACTAAAGTTACTAAACTAGGTGTGAGAAAATATCGAAACAATTTTATCAGAAGAAAAGATCCAAGAGGAAATTGGTATTATTGGATGAACGGAGAACCAGAAAATTTAACTCAAGATGAAAACAGTGATATTACAGCTGTGTCTAATAATTACATATCGGTAACACCGCTCCATTTTGATTTAACGTCGTATGATATACTAGATAAAATTAAATGGTTAGAAAATGAGAATATGGAATACTAG
- a CDS encoding oxaloacetate decarboxylase subunit alpha, translating to MGVKFTDTTYRDAHQSLMATRMSTDVMLPIAEKMDNAGYHSLEMWGGATFDSCLRYLNEDPWERLRIIRKHIKKTKLQMLLRGQNILGYKHYADDVVEEFVKRAIGNGIDIIRVFDAVNDVRNLETAVKAINREKGHAQCCISYTISPVHNTDYYLERAKKMKEIGADSLCIKDMSGILEPYAAYDLVKALKTNFDLPVQVHTHYTCGLASMTYLKAIEAGADVVDTAISPMALGTSQPAAEPIVSALQGTEYDTGMSLVELDEIASYFRPLKDKYFADGLINEKVLSIDTRTLINQIPGGMMSNFISQLKEQNKLDKMDDVMKEVPRVREDLGYPPLVTPTSQIVGTQALFNVLAGERYKMVPKEVKDYVKGLYGQPAKEMDPSIIKKIIGDEKVITHRPADDIPPQLENIRNEMKEYIEQEEDVLSYALFPQIAMKFFKERWTKRYRIESDLYNEEDMTHPV from the coding sequence ATGGGAGTGAAATTTACAGACACTACTTATCGAGATGCACATCAATCGTTGATGGCTACGCGTATGTCCACAGATGTAATGTTACCTATTGCTGAAAAAATGGATAATGCTGGTTATCATTCGTTGGAAATGTGGGGTGGCGCAACTTTTGATAGTTGTCTTCGTTATCTTAACGAAGATCCTTGGGAAAGATTGAGAATTATTCGTAAACACATAAAAAAAACGAAGCTTCAAATGCTTTTGAGAGGACAAAATATACTCGGTTATAAACATTACGCTGATGATGTTGTTGAAGAGTTTGTAAAAAGAGCTATTGGTAACGGTATTGATATTATTAGGGTATTTGATGCTGTTAACGACGTCCGAAATCTAGAAACGGCAGTAAAAGCTATCAATCGAGAAAAAGGACATGCTCAATGCTGTATTTCGTATACGATAAGTCCGGTGCACAACACAGATTATTATCTAGAAAGAGCAAAAAAAATGAAAGAAATTGGTGCCGATTCACTTTGCATAAAAGACATGTCTGGAATTTTAGAGCCATATGCAGCCTATGATTTAGTAAAAGCGTTAAAAACTAACTTCGATCTGCCGGTTCAGGTGCATACACACTATACATGTGGATTGGCTTCTATGACTTACTTAAAAGCAATAGAGGCAGGGGCTGATGTTGTTGATACAGCTATTTCTCCAATGGCACTAGGTACGTCTCAACCAGCAGCGGAACCTATTGTTTCAGCCTTACAAGGAACTGAGTATGATACAGGCATGAGTTTAGTTGAGTTGGATGAAATAGCTTCTTATTTCAGACCTCTTAAAGATAAATATTTTGCAGATGGCTTAATTAATGAGAAAGTCCTTAGTATTGATACTCGAACATTAATTAACCAAATCCCCGGTGGCATGATGTCTAACTTTATCTCTCAGCTTAAAGAGCAAAACAAACTGGATAAAATGGACGATGTTATGAAAGAAGTACCTCGTGTGCGCGAAGATTTAGGTTATCCACCACTTGTTACACCAACAAGCCAAATAGTTGGAACTCAGGCTTTATTCAATGTATTAGCTGGAGAGCGCTATAAAATGGTTCCTAAAGAAGTGAAAGACTATGTGAAAGGCCTGTATGGTCAGCCCGCAAAAGAAATGGATCCTTCTATTATTAAAAAAATTATAGGTGATGAGAAAGTCATCACTCATAGACCTGCTGACGATATTCCGCCGCAATTAGAAAATATTCGTAATGAAATGAAAGAATATATTGAACAAGAAGAAGATGTTCTTTCTTATGCTCTTTTCCCACAAATTGCAATGAAGTTTTTCAAAGAAAGATGGACAAAAAGGTATCGTATCGAATCGGACTTATATAATGAAGAAGATATGACACATCCTGTTTAA
- a CDS encoding tRNA (mnm(5)s(2)U34)-methyltransferase, whose product MNQKHNDIIKRPLRITGLNHIILRQFLKPGYSAIDATAGNGLDTLFLLRSINPGGYLTAFDIQVCALKNTENRIKTFFGNAQPNFQLIHDTHGNIAQYIKEPVHVAVFNLGYLPGENHQITTSWNELKKALDMLTGGLIVSGGIVSITVYSGHESGKHEQSNIFRYIKALSPQKFNIHVTRKWNTVKPSPVLILIECL is encoded by the coding sequence TTGAATCAAAAACATAACGACATCATTAAAAGGCCGTTACGTATTACAGGGCTGAACCACATAATCCTTAGACAATTTCTAAAGCCAGGATATAGTGCCATTGATGCTACGGCTGGCAATGGTTTGGACACCTTGTTTCTCTTACGCTCAATTAATCCTGGTGGTTATCTTACAGCCTTTGACATTCAAGTATGCGCATTAAAAAATACTGAAAATAGAATCAAAACATTTTTTGGTAATGCCCAACCGAACTTTCAGTTAATTCATGATACTCATGGTAATATTGCACAATATATAAAGGAACCAGTGCATGTAGCTGTATTTAATTTAGGTTATTTACCCGGCGAAAATCATCAAATCACTACAAGTTGGAATGAACTAAAGAAAGCACTGGATATGTTAACTGGTGGTCTTATTGTATCTGGCGGAATTGTTAGTATAACAGTATACAGTGGGCATGAAAGTGGAAAGCACGAACAAAGCAATATATTTCGATATATTAAAGCATTATCACCTCAAAAGTTTAATATACATGTTACTCGAAAATGGAATACAGTTAAGCCTTCACCTGTTCTAATTTTAATTGAATGCTTGTAA
- a CDS encoding pseudouridine synthase, whose amino-acid sequence MRLQKYLAQCGVDSRRVCERYILNGDVSVNGIPIKELGYKIDPETDQVSYKGKVIKDSEQKVYYMLNKPKAIVTTSKDQFNRLSVLDIVNVKERIYPVGRLDYNTTGLLILTNDGELAQRLTHPRHDIEKVYRVLVQGNVDQEKLRLLRNGIMIDGKKTRNSKVTVIKYYPIKNRTLLEICIKEGRNRQVRKMCQAVGHHVVYLERIAIGSLKLGNLKVGEYRMLTLEEVLHLKKEVRL is encoded by the coding sequence TTGAGATTACAAAAGTATTTGGCTCAATGTGGAGTTGACTCAAGAAGAGTTTGTGAACGCTATATTTTGAATGGTGATGTTTCTGTAAATGGAATTCCTATAAAAGAATTAGGCTATAAAATAGATCCAGAAACAGACCAAGTTAGTTACAAAGGGAAAGTAATTAAAGATTCTGAACAAAAAGTATATTATATGCTTAATAAGCCAAAAGCTATCGTAACGACTTCAAAAGATCAGTTTAATAGATTATCAGTTCTAGATATTGTTAATGTCAAAGAAAGAATTTACCCTGTCGGAAGACTTGATTATAATACTACTGGATTACTTATATTGACGAATGATGGCGAACTTGCACAGCGATTAACTCATCCTCGACATGATATTGAAAAAGTATATCGTGTATTGGTACAAGGTAATGTAGATCAAGAAAAACTACGCCTATTGCGTAATGGTATTATGATCGATGGTAAAAAGACTCGAAATTCTAAAGTCACTGTCATTAAGTATTATCCCATCAAGAATAGAACGTTACTAGAAATCTGCATTAAAGAAGGACGAAACCGACAAGTTAGAAAAATGTGTCAAGCCGTTGGACATCATGTAGTATATTTGGAACGTATAGCGATAGGATCTTTGAAGCTAGGTAATTTAAAGGTGGGAGAGTATAGAATGCTGACTTTAGAAGAAGTATTACATCTGAAAAAAGAAGTGAGATTGTAA